Below is a genomic region from Kwoniella dendrophila CBS 6074 chromosome 2, complete sequence.
CCcttcatcatgatgatgataagtCAGCTAACGAAGTAATATGATTTTTCTAGACAAATTGTTTAGCGCCTTTAGCATTAGTACTTCAACGTGCATTTGGTGTCGAAACTGGTATGATGACTACAATTCATGCTAGTACGGCTAGTCAAAAAGTACTTGACGGTTTCAGTACAAAAGATATCAGACAGGGTGAGCTAATATCGgtgtaaatcatcatctatctAATACTGATTCCCATCGATTTTCGTTCAGGTCGATCTGCCATGGGTAATATCATTCCAGCTTCCACCGGTGCGGCACAGGCAGTAGTGAAGGTTTTGCCGGAATTAGCAGGGAAATTCTCAGGTAAGTCTCAATATTATACGGCTTCACCATTGTCATGAATTTGATAGAATCATGGATTGATACTGATGTAAAACAACTTCTTTTCTAGGTATATCTGTTAGAGTTCCAGTGACAAATGTTTCATTAGTAGATTTAACTGTAACGTTATCAACACCAgttaaatcaaaagaagatttaattAGACCATTTAGAGCTGCTGCAGCAAGAAGACCTATACAATCAAGTACACCACATCCTGATGGTCCAGCATTAgcaggtgttttaggtgtttcagatgaaaaattaGTTTCGTCTGATTATTTGTCTTCAACACAAAGTAGTATTTTAGATGTTGACGCTACAATAATGTTAAATGAAAGAACAGCTAAAATTGTTGCTTGGTATGATAATGAATGGGGTTTCTCTTCAAGAAGTAAGTTTTTCGTCTTTCCTTATTGTTACTGCCTCTTGGAGTAGTAATCCTATCTCGCGAGATAGGACAGATGACTAATCGTTGGTTGTTGTTTTAGTGTGCGATCTTGTAGCTTATATGGCTAAACGGACTGAAGAATCGGATTATGATTCGGCTTAAAACATATAATGAAAGATATATTATTTTTTCTTACAGGACGTTACTTGGTGTAGATATAATTCTGTGTTGTTGGTATTTTTAGGATTCTATTATGCATGTATAGATTGATATACATTATTACATTCAAGGTAAACGATGTATATCTAAAACTCCCCATTTTACAGCAGTGACGGCGATGTCCGTTACAGTTTTACATGTGAGGAGTAAAGTGACTCCGCACTCTATTAAAGGTAGTTTTGCAATTATATCGTATGTGAtctatcattgatttttgcgaaaaagcaagaaattGGAATTGCCTCGATACAACCTTGATAAACATCGATGTCGACGTCGACTTCAAGCTCAGATAGAGCTTGTCTAAGATGTATATCCAAAAAGAGGAAGGTAAGTAATTCATTTTCCATGAAATGGGGAGAGAACGCGTCTGTGAATGCTTATTTCAGTCTTAATCTTATGATATTCAGTGTGATCATGAAAGACCAAACTGTGGATCATGTGTGAAAGCAGGACACACTTGCGAATATCCTTCTAAACGTCAGAAAAGGTATGTCAAGTAAAATAGCTATCCAG
It encodes:
- a CDS encoding glyceraldehyde-3-phosphate dehydrogenase, type I — protein: MIGTVPIAIHEDSTLPRVGINGFGRIGRALFRLLLEREDLLLVAVNHTAHSSEHLMTAILHDSTHGKFKFGSELSVAPSDHPELLKPTENNPNPSGLIFRNRLIHLFSERDTSKLDWSLAKADYIMESTGKYTTKDKAMIHITNGKAKKVLISAPSKDTLNCVYGVNHHVYTGIDDVLSNASCTTNCLAPLALVLQRAFGVETGMMTTIHASTASQKVLDGFSTKDIRQGRSAMGNIIPASTGAAQAVVKVLPELAGKFSGISVRVPVTNVSLVDLTVTLSTPVKSKEDLIRPFRAAAARRPIQSSTPHPDGPALAGVLGVSDEKLVSSDYLSSTQSSILDVDATIMLNERTAKIVAWYDNEWGFSSRMCDLVAYMAKRTEESDYDSA